One Paroedura picta isolate Pp20150507F chromosome 3, Ppicta_v3.0, whole genome shotgun sequence genomic window carries:
- the CDC42EP4 gene encoding cdc42 effector protein 4, translating into MPILKQLVSNSAGSKRRSRVDLTAEMISAPLGDFRHTMHVGRAGDAFGDTSFLNSKAGEGEEEAAEEASSSSKPSLLSRKFRSSKRSQSVTRGERRDMLGSLRDSAIFVKNAVSLPQLTEKEADKSGGKQLPKSLSSSPVKKAPEEKSPEGHMNGATAPSSGPHSPGLGEQDFGDITDLPVVLHKNSYGLKHAESIMSFHIDLGPSMLGDVLSIMDKDSWEQEDSGYQGAEEPQRDVGPVEASAALWLSQESKLAQDSLAHCDENRAATYSPGSARSTTSHLTMDSSSVSSCASVGEEQRSFASKGPNHGIPEDTRHEASKQPEKEFSFMDEEDDEIRV; encoded by the coding sequence ATGCCCATTTTGAAGCAGCTAGTGTCAAATTCTGCAGGTTCCAAGCGCCGCTCCCGAGTGGATCTGACAGCAGAAATGATCAGTGCTCCCTTGGGTGATTTTCGTCATACCATGCATGTGGGCCGAGCTGGTGATGCCTTTGGTGACACCTCGTTCCTGAACAGCAAAGCTGGTGAGGGTGAAGAGGAGGCCGCTGAGGAGGCCAGTTCCTCATCCAAGCCCAGTCTGTTGTCCCGGAAGTTCCGCAGCAGCAAGCGGTCTCAGTCCGTGACACGTGGTGAACGGCGGGACATGCTGGGCTCTCTGAGGGACTCTGCTATTTTTGTGAAGAATGCAGTTTCCCTTCCTCAACTCACTGAGAAGGAAGCAGACAAGAGTGGTGGGAAACAGTTGCCCAAGAGCCTTTCATCGAGCCCTGTCAAGAAAGCACCTGAGGAGAAGAGCCCTGAAGGACACATGAATGGTGCCACAGCCCCCAGCTCTGGACCTCACAGCCCTGGCCTGGGAGAACAGGATTTTGGTGACATAACTGACTTGCCTGTAGTTTTGCACAAGAACAGCTATGGCCTGAAGCATGCAGAGTCCATCATGTCATTTCATATTGACCTTGGGCCTTCGATGCTGGGCGATGTCTTGAGCATAATGGATAAGGATTCATGGGAACAAGAAGATTCTGGTTACCAAGGGGCAGAGGAGCCCCAAAGAGATGTAGGTCCTGTGGAGGCATCAGCAGCACTGTGGCTTAGCCAGGAAAGCAAACTTGCACAGGATTCCTTGGCTCACTGTGATGAAAACAGGGCTGCAACATACAGTCCTGGCTCTGCCCGCAGCACTACAAGTCATCTCACGATGGACAGCAGTTCTGTTTCCAGCTGTGCGTCTGTGGGGGAAGAACAGCGTAGCTTTGCCTCCAAGGGACCAAACCACGGCATTCCAGAAGATACGAGGCACGAGGCTTCTAAACAACCGGAAAAAGAATTCTCCTTCATGGATGAAGAAGATGACgagataagagtataa